From the Chryseobacterium sp. G0201 genome, the window AAGTATGAGCTTATCGTACATCCCGTAGCATTATGAGCTGCTTCATATACAAATGCAATCTGATATAATCCCTGTGGCAGAGTAACTGTACTTGTTGCCGCATTATAGGTAAGTCCGTTTATACCATTGGCAATCATTGTCATCGGTACTACTTGAGAAGTACCAATTCCTTGTGCAGATAAAAAATCATTTTGTTGAGTATCTAATCTGAAAACGGCAGGTCTCGGTATACCCAAATCCTCTACCGTACCTATTTTTTTAACAACGCCCGAAGGATTTATCGCCATCAATTGGTCCGTTCCCGCATTTCCGGTTGCCACCCCATCCAGACGTAGGGGATCTGTCGTTGCTACTACATGAAGATTATTAGCAGGCGCTATTGTACCGATACCGACCCTATTATTGGCTCCATCTACAGACAATGTAGTCCCGTCTACAGAAAAGGAATTCGTTGCGGTTCCATTAAAAGCCAATGTTCTTGCTCCCTGTGTTACCACTCTGTTTCCGGTAAGCGTTCCGTCTGAATTGTATATATTCAGATTAGCAGGAATATTTAAATTCTGCCATGTTGGTGCAGTTCCAGCTCCGGACGACACAAGATATTGTCCGGCTGTTCCGGCGCTTCCGGCTGTGGCTCCGTCTCCTCCTACATTTAACTCATTGGTAATCTGTAAATCGCCATTTACATGCAATTTTCTTTGAGGGGTCGCTGTTCCGATACCTGTATTTCCTGAAGGTATAATATTAAAGAATTTCTGGAAATTACCTCCATTACTATATACAATCTGAAAGTTATTATCTATAGCTGTTGCACTGTTCTGCTTAGATCCTATTGCCCACGTTGCACCGCCTCCGTTGTAAGAGTTGAAACCGATGTAGGCCGTATTGTCGGTAGCAACCGGCGAGGTATTCAAAATACGCAGATGTGTGCTTTCTGCAGTACCTATAGCCTGAGCAACGTCTAGTTTCACGGCCGGTGCTGCAGTTCCTATACCCACATTTCCTCCAGCCGCAACTCTCATTTTTTCAGTATTATTTGTTCTTACAACCATATCCTGATTGTCTATTGTACCCAAAAAGTTGGTGGCAGGCGTAGTTCCTGTATTACCTGTTAGACTCCAGTCATTATTAGGGGCTAGGTTTTGCCAAGTTGGTGCCGCTCCGGCTCCGGCCGATGTAAGAATCTGTCCCGCTGTTCCGGCGCTTCCCGCCGTTGTTGCATTACCGCCAACGTTTAATTCATTCGTTACCTGCAATCCGCCAGTTACATGAAGTTTTCTTTGTGGAGTTGCTGTTCCCACACCCATCCTGTCATTAGCAGCATCTACAGAAAGTGTAGATCCATCAACAGAAAATGCATTGGTTGCTGTTCCGTTGAAAGCTAATGTGTTTGCTCCCTGTGTTACGACTCTGTTTCCGGTAAGCGTTCCGTCTGAGTTGTAGATATTCACACTCGCAGGAGCTGCAGGTAATGCCTGCCATGTTGGCGCTGCTCCGGCTCCCGCAGAAGTCAGAACCTGACCTGTTGTTCCTGCGCTTCCGGCTGTGGCTCCGTCTCCTCCTACATTCAATTCATTGGTAATCTGCAAGCCTCCATTCACATGTAATCTTTTCTGAGGTGTAGAAGTTCCAATACCCGTATTTCCTGAAGGTACGATATTGAAGAATTTCTGAAAGCTACCTCCATTGCTATATACAATTTGAAAATTATTATCATTCGGAGCAGTACTATTTTGAAGCGCTCCGATTCCCCAAGTTACTCCGCCACTTGCATTATTTGAACTAAATCCAAGATATGAGGTATTATTAGCAGCCACGGGCGAGGTATTTCTCAAGGCAAGTATGGGAATTTCTGCTGTACTGGCAGCAGCATCTATTAAACTGTATCTGCCTGTTCCTGTAGGATTTGCAACCACATGAAATCTATTTTCCGGGGTTGTGGTTCCTATACCCACCCTATCATTGGCCGCATCTACAGACAAGGTAGTTCCATCCACTGAAAAAGCATTAGCAGCACTTCCGTTAAAGGCTAGCGTATTTGCACCTTGCGTTACGATTCTGTTTCCGGTAAGAGTTCCATCCGAATTGTAAATATTGACCGGGCTATTGGCTCCTAATTTCGTCCAGACCGTCCCGTTGAAGAAATAATATCCGACAGCATCAATCAATGCTGCAGTTCCGCTTGTTGATCCGTTGGCGATACTGTTTACGTAGATTAAAGTAGAAGTAGGTACTGCTGTCATACTTTGAGCTCTCAGCCTGTCTACCCTAGGAATAAGCAGCCCATCTACTGTACTTCCTGTGGTATTTTTGGCTGTCACATCCAATGTAGCAGCAGGAGATGTTGTATTTATTCCTACCTGACCATATATAACCGAAGAACAACCCAATAGAGCAATCAAAAGTGGTAATGTTTGTTTTTTCATCACATTTATTTTTAATAATTATAGTTACAAAACACTAATCTAAATTTTTTATTAAAATAGTAAAATATGAAACATGAATAATTATTTTTTATTAATAATTAAATTATGTTATAAAATAAATAATTTAAATTCGATTTAATAAATTAATTAGCAATAAGAAAATATTTTACATTTAGAAATAAACTATGAAATTATTTCAAATCTAAGAGCAGATAACACTTAAAAAAACAAAACAATTAATCAAAAAAAAACGAATTATGTTAACAACATTTATTAAAAATAAATGAACTAAAATTGTTAATAAAAAGTTAAATTACGATAATCTTTGCAAATAAATATTTTGTAAATGTTTATAAAATAAGAAGGTTAAACATTTAAACATAAAGTTACTTTTGACTAAAATCATTACATAAAAATAAAAAATCATCATTTTGTATAAATTTATCGATAAAGATGCAGCAAAAATCACTTCCACATTTGAACATTTTGAATGAAAAGCAAATGAATGTAAGTCAAACCTATTGTCGTTTTATATTTTAATCCCATTCCAACTCTACCATTAAGTGTATTAACAAAAAAGTTTACTTAAGTCTACTGAGAATCCTTTGAATAAACTCTTTGTAAATATAATAGGAAAAGTTAACCTCATAACTATTTAACCTTTAACAATATTTTTTTACAACAGGTAATATTGTAATATCTGTACAATGATCAATTATTTAACAGATGATTTAATATTGATTACCATAAAATTAGGAAATAGAAATTTTCATTTTTATTAAAAACCAACACAAACTTAATAGATACTTACAAGTTATATACTAAAAAAAGCCGCCTCAAATGATTTGAGACAGCTTTTATAGTACAGTAACCGATTCAGTTAAAAAATACTAATTCGTTATATACTATTTTTGGTGAACTTTTCACTGATGATGATCAAATGAGAAATTAATTTGGGAACATTTCGCATATTTTTTCGCCACCAGTGAGATCTGTTCACGCGGGGAAAAAAAATCTTTTCAAAGATTATTTTTCAACTTGGGTGGCAGCACTTTCATTACTTGCCACTATAGTGTTTTGTGTTTTCTTTACCCCTAGCACAACCTGCATTTCTTTTACCTGCTGCAAAAGTTGCGCATATTTATTTTCCATGTCTGTTGCATTATCCACAGCTGCTGTAAGTTTTGCATTCTGCGCTTTAAGCTCATCAATCTGTTTTTGCTGATCCTGAATAGCTTTCACCAACAACGGCGTTACTTTACCGTAATCTACTGCCCAAGGATTTTTTCCGGCGTCTTCACCACCTTTTGTAACCGCTACCGGGAAAACCGTATGAAGCTGCTGAGCAATAAAACCTGTTTGCGGAGTTTTTCCTGAATCCGCTTTATAATTATAGTCACTTACCTGAATATTCATAACATCTTTAATTCCAAAATGAGTAGGTTTGATATTTTCTTTCAGACGTACATCTGAAGTTGTATTATACGCGATTGAGGTTGCAGTATTACTGGTAATTGTACCTACCGTTGATCCATTGGCAATAAAATTCATCCATACATCACCCGAAACAGCCGCAGCCGCTTTTCTCAACTGTATTACCCCTCCTGCAAGCGTAGCCGCAGATGAAGTCATACTCTGCACAACAGCAGCAGTACTATTGGCTGTTAACAAACCGTTCAACTGAATATTGCCATTATGTGTAGCTAAACCACCAGCAGTATACCCGTTAGACATCGTAGTAGTTCCTGATACTTTCGCATTACCGATAACATCAAGTGCCGAAGTAGGATTAGGATTATTGATACCAAAAAATGCTGAGGCTCCGGTAGACGGCGCACTTGGTTTTATCGTTACCAATTTAATATAAGAACTTCCTCCACTATACAAGAAATTAAAACTGCTATCAAAAGGACTTGTACTCTGTTGCTCGGAACCTATCCCCCATGTAGAACCACCGCCATTGTAAGCATTAAAACCAATAATAGCTTTGTTACCAGTTGCAACCGGGGATATATTACTTACACGGGCAATAGGATTTTCTGTAGTTCCTGCTGGATCCGCCATATTAATCCTAATTGTCGGGCTTGGATCTGTCCCTAATCCAATATGTCCGGATGTAAGATCCATCAAAAAGTCGGAAGCATTATCTCTTGCAAGAATGAACAACCCGTTTCCAGAAGTCCCGATCGGGTTGATCCCCATAATAGCATCACGGGAAGCTCCACTTGCATTTTTAGCTGTAAAATGCTGAATGACAGCATTACCGTTCACATTATTTTCAACTCTTAGTCCAATATTATTTTCATGCCCAACAAGCCCCACAAAGGCTCCTTGAGTCCCGGAGTTTACCACATGAGTCGTTGCTAAAGGATTCGCAGTGCCAATACCTACATTTCCACCTGCTGCAACTCGCATTTTCTCAGTATTTCCAGTTCTGAAAACCAAAGGTTGAGCATCAGTCGTTCCTAAAAAGTTAGTCGCCGGATTTGTACCTGTATTTCCCAAAATATTCCAAGATACATTACCCACCGCCGCTGAAACATTTTGCCATGTAGGAGCTGCTCCCGGTCCTGCTGAAGCAAGGATTTGCCCTACCGTTCCTGCGCTTCCGGCTGTTGCTGCATCACCTCCGACATTCAGTTCATTCGTTAACTGCATACCTCCATTTACATGAAGCCTTCTCTGCGGTGTAGGTGTGCTTATTCCGACATTTCCTCCATACGTAACTCTAAAACGATCAATATATGAACTTCCTGTAGAATTTGCCATAAAAAAATCTTCCTGATTAGCAGTTGCCGTAACTACCGTTCCTATCCCCCAATTAGCACCTCCGGAAGTCGCACCGCTATTAGTAAAACCTAAAAGCGAATAATTTCCGGCAGCAGAGGGAGACGTATTTCTTAACGAAAGAATAGGAGCCTCAACCGTACCAACAGGCGCATCAATTAAACTATATCTACCTAAAACCGGCGCTGTAGTTACAACATGAAATTTATTCTGTGGCGCTGTAGTCCCAATTCCTACACGATCATTAGCCGCATCTACAGAAAAAGTATTTGCATCTACAGAGAAAGCATTTGCTGCTGTTCCCGTGAATGCCAATGTGCTTGCGTTCTGTGTTACAATTCTGTTTCCTGTAAGAGTTCCGTCGGAATTATAAATATTAACTCCAGTACTATTACCAGCACCTAGTTTTGTCCAGACCGTTCCGTCAAAGAAATAATATCCAACGGCATCTATAAGTGCTGCCGTACCGGATTGTGATCCACTGACAGCATTATTTACATATATTAAGGTTGAAGTAGGAACACCAGTCATAGTTTGAGCCTTTAGCCTATCGACTCTCGGTATCAGTAAACCTTCGACAGAAGCCCCGGTAGCATTTCTCGCAGTCACGTCCAAGGTTGCCGCAGGCGTTGTGGTGTTTACCCCTACCTGAGCAAATGCTAATAAGGGAAGCAGAAAAGTTGCAAGTAATAAATTCTTTTTCATTTCTTTAAGTTTTAAAGTTTAACAGTATAATATTTTGAAGAACCAATAATAATTATATTGATGTAAATTTAGTAAAATAATAATTTAATTTCGACATATTTCTCAAAAAAAAATAACATAATCAATTAAATAAACAAAAATTAACACAAAATAGTAAACAATCAATATTTATTTAATTTACAAAAAGATAGAAAAAATAGAAAAATATTAATTAAAATTTGAAAATGCACTGAATGTTAAACTATAAAATATATGATTCCGATCTAATTAAACGTTTAAATTAATTTTAACTATTTTTGGCTATTTATTTTTAAAAAAATATCATTTATGCCATTAAAAAAACCGCTTTAAACAATAAAACGGCTTTTTCTCAGAAATTGTTAACAGAATATTAATACTCAAATAAAATACTTCCCCAAGTGAATCCACTTCCGAAAGCTGATAAAAGAACTAAATCTCCTCTTTTTATTTTACCGAGCTCAATTGCTTCATTTAAAGCAATCGGAATAGATGCTGCAGTTGTATTTCCGTATTTCTGGATGTTATTATGGATTTTTTCATCCGGCAACCCAAATTTTTGCTGTACAAACTGAGCAATTCTTAAATTCGCCTGATGTGGAATAAACATATCAAGATCCTCAATCTTCTTTCCTGCTTTATCTAAAGCTTCCTGCATTGTTTCAGGAAATCTTGTTACCGCATGTTTGAAAACGAAATTTCCGTTCATGATAGGATATACTTCTTTATCAGTCACGTTTTCAGGTTCTTTTCTCATTCTGTCGCTCCACCCGTATTTAGATCCGGGGAACTGAGTACACAATTCATCCGCGTATTTCCCTTCAGAATGCATATTCATTGCTAAAATATCACCTGCATTGGCATCTTCACTTGCAGAAAGGACAACCGCCCCTGCTCCATCTCCGAAAATTACGGAAACTCCCCTTCCTTCATCAGAAAAATCTAATCCGAAGGAATGAACTTCAGCGCCAACCACCAAAATATTTTTATATGTTCCGGATTTTATGAAAGCATTGGCAACACTCATTGCATACACAAACCCTGAACACTGATTTCTCACATCCAAAGCTCCAATCGTATCACAACCTAACATATCCTGAAGCAAAACACCACAACCAGGAAAGTAATAATCTGGAGAAAGCGTTGCGAAAACAATATAGTCTATATCTTTAGCCGTTAAACCCGCTTTTTCCAGTGCTTTTTCAGAGGCTTTAAAACCTAAATAAGCAGTGGTTTCCTGAGAATCATTTCTGTTTTTACGGTGTCTTCTTTCTTTGATACCGGTTCTTTCTGTGATCCATTCATCATTTGTGGTCATTAATTTAGCTAGATCATCATTTGTTACAACATTATCCGGCACATAAAATCCGATTCCTTTTATTGTACTTTTAATCATATAGTTTTTTTAATTTTGCCAAAGAT encodes:
- a CDS encoding beta strand repeat-containing protein, with protein sequence MKKQTLPLLIALLGCSSVIYGQVGINTTSPAATLDVTAKNTTGSTVDGLLIPRVDRLRAQSMTAVPTSTLIYVNSIANGSTSGTAALIDAVGYYFFNGTVWTKLGANSPVNIYNSDGTLTGNRIVTQGANTLAFNGSAANAFSVDGTTLSVDAANDRVGIGTTTPENRFHVVANPTGTGRYSLIDAAASTAEIPILALRNTSPVAANNTSYLGFSSNNASGGVTWGIGALQNSTAPNDNNFQIVYSNGGSFQKFFNIVPSGNTGIGTSTPQKRLHVNGGLQITNELNVGGDGATAGSAGTTGQVLTSAGAGAAPTWQALPAAPASVNIYNSDGTLTGNRVVTQGANTLAFNGTATNAFSVDGSTLSVDAANDRMGVGTATPQRKLHVTGGLQVTNELNVGGNATTAGSAGTAGQILTSAGAGAAPTWQNLAPNNDWSLTGNTGTTPATNFLGTIDNQDMVVRTNNTEKMRVAAGGNVGIGTAAPAVKLDVAQAIGTAESTHLRILNTSPVATDNTAYIGFNSYNGGGATWAIGSKQNSATAIDNNFQIVYSNGGNFQKFFNIIPSGNTGIGTATPQRKLHVNGDLQITNELNVGGDGATAGSAGTAGQYLVSSGAGTAPTWQNLNIPANLNIYNSDGTLTGNRVVTQGARTLAFNGTATNSFSVDGTTLSVDGANNRVGIGTIAPANNLHVVATTDPLRLDGVATGNAGTDQLMAINPSGVVKKIGTVEDLGIPRPAVFRLDTQQNDFLSAQGIGTSQVVPMTMIANGINGLTYNAATSTVTLPQGLYQIAFVYEAAHNATGCTISSYFVDFPLNAGIQRVHNTASHVQGANSNHGGTVNYTTTVPAGKTWQISLGRGQSGNCLGAGMLLAGLSTQVLIYKIGNN
- a CDS encoding tail fiber domain-containing protein; translated protein: MKKNLLLATFLLPLLAFAQVGVNTTTPAATLDVTARNATGASVEGLLIPRVDRLKAQTMTGVPTSTLIYVNNAVSGSQSGTAALIDAVGYYFFDGTVWTKLGAGNSTGVNIYNSDGTLTGNRIVTQNASTLAFTGTAANAFSVDANTFSVDAANDRVGIGTTAPQNKFHVVTTAPVLGRYSLIDAPVGTVEAPILSLRNTSPSAAGNYSLLGFTNSGATSGGANWGIGTVVTATANQEDFFMANSTGSSYIDRFRVTYGGNVGISTPTPQRRLHVNGGMQLTNELNVGGDAATAGSAGTVGQILASAGPGAAPTWQNVSAAVGNVSWNILGNTGTNPATNFLGTTDAQPLVFRTGNTEKMRVAAGGNVGIGTANPLATTHVVNSGTQGAFVGLVGHENNIGLRVENNVNGNAVIQHFTAKNASGASRDAIMGINPIGTSGNGLFILARDNASDFLMDLTSGHIGLGTDPSPTIRINMADPAGTTENPIARVSNISPVATGNKAIIGFNAYNGGGSTWGIGSEQQSTSPFDSSFNFLYSGGSSYIKLVTIKPSAPSTGASAFFGINNPNPTSALDVIGNAKVSGTTTMSNGYTAGGLATHNGNIQLNGLLTANSTAAVVQSMTSSAATLAGGVIQLRKAAAAVSGDVWMNFIANGSTVGTITSNTATSIAYNTTSDVRLKENIKPTHFGIKDVMNIQVSDYNYKADSGKTPQTGFIAQQLHTVFPVAVTKGGEDAGKNPWAVDYGKVTPLLVKAIQDQQKQIDELKAQNAKLTAAVDNATDMENKYAQLLQQVKEMQVVLGVKKTQNTIVASNESAATQVEK
- a CDS encoding 3-oxoacyl-ACP synthase III family protein codes for the protein MIKSTIKGIGFYVPDNVVTNDDLAKLMTTNDEWITERTGIKERRHRKNRNDSQETTAYLGFKASEKALEKAGLTAKDIDYIVFATLSPDYYFPGCGVLLQDMLGCDTIGALDVRNQCSGFVYAMSVANAFIKSGTYKNILVVGAEVHSFGLDFSDEGRGVSVIFGDGAGAVVLSASEDANAGDILAMNMHSEGKYADELCTQFPGSKYGWSDRMRKEPENVTDKEVYPIMNGNFVFKHAVTRFPETMQEALDKAGKKIEDLDMFIPHQANLRIAQFVQQKFGLPDEKIHNNIQKYGNTTAASIPIALNEAIELGKIKRGDLVLLSAFGSGFTWGSILFEY